The nucleotide window GGATGCTCATCTCCCCTTCCCAACAGGTATGAAGAGGAGGTCAACAAGCACACGACTGCAGAGAATGACTTTGTGTTGCTCAAGAAGGTGAGGCCCAACAACAAAGAAGGGACACGCTTTTTAAAGGCAAAACACATTTGAATGTAAATAACCCTTTTTATCCAGCAGTGCCAAGCTGGGAAAGCACTTAGCAAACATGTAGTCATACCTCCCTGAAGAAGAAACACCCAGCTGTGCCAGTCTGTCAGTCCTTGGCAGCAGCTCGTTCTTATTTCAGGCCCCTCATCCAAAATTCAGGTGAATCCTGGTCCCCCAGGAACCAGATCCTATCTGGGTCATCCACACCTTGTAGTCACTCCAGTAGATGCTGTGCCACTTCTGCAGCCTTTCTGTGTCCATTACTGCCCTCCACAGCATCCGTGGTCCCACCGCCAGGAGACACAATGAGAAACTTCCACTGGTTCAAGCACTGTCCAAAATCTCTGTGCACTcgcaaaaaaaagggaaattcagTGGCTTCTGACATGTTAAAAATTGCTTAGATCTATGCATATCATCCCACCCTTCCCCCCAGAAAAAGGTGGAAGGAAGAAACCAGTTCATTCTTGGCTCTGTTTAAAGGCACAGAGCTCAAGAAAGTCTTCAGTTCTGGTTTGTCTCCAGTGGTTCATATTAAATGACAACTGGTCTttgcacagggatgcagacaggCAAGGTTTGGTTCACTACCTCTGTTGTTGTGATCCCAGGATGCGGATGCCGCCTATGTGAACAAGGTGGATCTGGCAACCAAAGTGGATGCACTGACAGATGAGATTGACTTCCTGCGAGCCCTCTACGAAGCAGTAAGAATCTCCCAAATATCCCAGTTCTGCTGTTTCCCCTTTTTCCTGGTACCAACAGGATTGAAACAGCCTGAAAGAGATGTTCGGAGCTGCAGTTCCTCCCCATCCCTACCCCTCTACCACACATCATCTCTGGCACAAGCACAACAGTGGAACATCTGGGACTGGGAATGAATTTGTTTGACTTACAGGAGCTGTCTCAGATGCAGTCACAGATCTCTGACACCTCCGTGGTCCTGTCCATGGACAACAACCGAAACCTGGACCTGAACAGCATCATTGCAGAGGTCAAAGCGCAGTACGAGGACATCGCCAACCGGAGCCGGGCAGAGGCAGAGTCCTGGTACCAGAGCAAGGTGAGGACGCAAAAATTAACAAGGTGAGCTAGAAAAAGTTTTGTCTAGCATTTCGCAGAGGCTATTTTATACTGGAGAGTGCAAGCAGAAAGGATAGGGGAGTAGGGTATAAAATCAAGTAATCAAGTCCATTTGCATAGAATTTCGTTTGCTTCCTTTGATGTGTGAAAATGCCATTTTGACAACAAGAGATAGAGGAGCATGAGGAGATAGAAGGAGGAACGAAATATGCTAAAGTTCATGGGGAAGAGCTTGGACTGAGTACAGAAAGAGACAGAAGCCCCGTTCAAGAGAGTATCAGAGCAGAGTCAATCTCTACCAATGAATTCAAGCTCCTGCCCAGATCTGACCATGCCCTGGTGTCTCATCTCCCCACCCACCTCAGTATGAGGAGCTGCAGCTCACAGCTGGCCAGTACGGGGATGACCTCCACACCACCAAGATGGAGATCTCAGAGATGAACCGCGTGATCCAGCGGCTCCACTCGGAAATTGATAGTGTAAAGAAACAGGTACAGTGCACAAGACCCCTCCCAACATGGGGGCACCTCCATCTCCACTACCTTGCTGTACCTTCGCAAGTCAGGGTCCAAACCCACCGAGCAGTCACCAGACCTATTTCCACTTCTGGCAGTGCACCAGTTTGCAGATGGCCATTGCAGATGCTGAGCAGCGTGGGGAGATGGCCCTCAAGGATGCCAGGGCAAAACTGGCTGGCCTGGAAGATGCTCTGCAGAAAGCCAAGGCCGACCTGGCCCGGCAGCTCCGCGAGTACCAGGAGCTCATGAACGTCAAGCTGGCCCTGGACATCGAGATTGCGACCTACAGGAAGCTGCTGGAGGGCGAGGAGAGCAGGTGGGTGGCTCCTCCTGCAAACCAAACAATGTCCAATCCCATTGATGTTTTCGCATTTGCCTTCCAACAAGAGAGGGAAGGGCCACAGAAAGTTCCAGAGAAAACACACCCCTATCCCACGCAGTTACAGGTGTTATTTCAATTCCTGTTGCATGCCCATCATCAGACCTTAACACCCCAGACCATGCTGTTATCCAGTGTCCCTGGTGCCAAACTGTTGCTTGAAACTGTCCAAAATAACAAgcccttccttttctgtcctctCTTTCTTCCAGGCTGGCTGGAGAAGGCGTTGGTGCAGTGAATATTTGTAAGTAATCTGACTCTTCAGCAACAGATTGAGTATTCATTGAGTTATTCCTTAAATGCACATGGAACTGAGGATAAGACAAGGAAAATGGGCTATGCAGCTGGTAGTTACCAGCAGAAAAACAGAGCATCCTTAGGGGCTTGCAGCACTCTGCAGGACCGGGGAGGCCAAAGAGCCTGATACATCTTTCCTCTGACCAGCTCTGAACTTGAAAGGTTTTGTAGACTGAGACTGTCCCTAGCAGACTCAGATCTCTAAGGCCAGCTCTGCTACAGGATAGGAGGAACAGCCAGAGAATAAGATGCGTGAAATACAGGCAGTGGTAGACTGTCCAAGAAAAAACACGAGTGTGTGAAACTAAAGGCTGAAATTCCTTCCTACTATTGCAAACAAACTAACCCTCCACCCATGGTTTCCCATCACAGCCGTGGTCTCATCTGGGAGCAGCTACGGAGGTGGGAACGCGCTGGGGCTGGGGTCAGGCTTCAGCAACTGGCTCAGCACCGGGGGAAGCGGTGCCAGCTCCAGCGCTGGGAGCTGCCTGGCCGGGGGATTCAGCTCTGGTGCAGGAAGCAGCTCAAGCAGGAGGTTTGTATCGAAAAGCACCACCAAGAAGAGCTATCGGAGCTAAATCATGGCGGCATCCAGCTCATCCGGAGCAGAAGAGGTTGAGCATCAGCTCTTGCTGCCAGCACAAAGCCTATTAACACCGGCCAAAGAGCCACGCTTGCCACTTTCCCATTAGGGGTAAGCATATTCCCAGCGCTACTTAGTGGCTTGGGAGAGATGCCTCTCCCGGTCCAATTAATTCCTCTGCATAAAGCCTCACCCAGCTGAACAGAAGTCCAGTGCTGCTTGTCAATGTGTAATCAGCCTCCCCATTAACGGGTGCCATCATTAGAGCTCAGCTTGCAGCTTCCCACAGCTCCCTTTTGCTCTGGTGCCCTGGTGCAAATCCAGAGTAGATGCAGGACCTGGATTTACACCAGCGTACAGGAAGGCAGGTGTCCCCTCACCCACTTACGATGGAAAGCAGGAGGTGTGTTGAGACCACAGTCTCTTGTGCTCCCTCCTCATCAACCCTGCTCCCCACCGCTGGGTTTGCTCTGCCCAAAGGCTTGAAGAATTGAAAACAAAGTGTCTTTCAGTACAGAGGCAGTTGCTTTGCTTCCCCGATTCCTCTTGCATTGCTGTTGTTTCACTCCAGCGCTCGCTAGCTCTGTCTGCATCCAAAAACGCAGCCTTCGTTTTTCCTAGGTGAAAGGGGTTGGCTCTCTGTAACATCTAATCCCTCGCCCACCCAGTACCTATAATTTAAGCCAAAAGATCACGTAACCTACAGGTTGCTAGAGCTTGTCTCAGCATAAGTCATTCTCCTTTCCACCAGCCAGAGTAAGCTTAAAGTAGAGACAGGGgttaaaaatacaggaaaaacaaaacGGAGGAACAGCAGGCTTCGGTAACATAGATTTCACATAACCTGGAAAAACACCTCTGTTTTAGTGCCTTTGTTCTTAGCTTgggttcttttttccttctctttttatggaaggaggagggaggcaaaGAGGAGGGTTGGAGAACTATGTGCCAAAATGTAACTAGTTCTTTTCCTCTAATGTTTTGCTCCCATTGGACTGTATGAGTTATATGAAATTTCTTCAATAAACTTCAATCAAACTTGCCATGAACAATGTTGGTTTTCTGTGCCATTACAAAATTCACCTAAAAGGGTAATTTTAGAGCAAGATTTAGATATGCAATAGACACTCACTGTCACTCAGAGCCTTCCCGTATCCTCCTCCCTCCCATCTCAGTCCTGGAGAGGAGGGGGAACATTAAGGGTATTGGACAGGGGTCACAGAGCAGCAATACCCAAGTGCTTTGGGAGGTCTTCCAAGTCGCTCAGCCAACAGAGCAAGACCAGAAGGTGGGGCTGGTTTCACCTGGCCATAAAAACCTACATCCGAGCCAGTCGAATGGCAGAAACAGACACTTTTGGGTGAAATGACACGTTTCCCAGTAAGGCCTCCCTCCCCCTGCGGGACCGAAAGCGCTCTAGGCAGTTGGCTGAAGGTGTCTGCACATCAGGAGCACTCCAAATGGTGTTTTAAAGTCAGGAAAGACAGATCTCATGCATCAGAGTGAAACTTTTGGAAAGGCTGGTTCCAGACCTGCAGCTTGCTCTGGGAATACAGGAGGGATGTATCTCCATCCCCTCTCCAAAGCCGGCGGCAGAGCTGTCAGGCCAAGTGCTAAACAAGGATGCAGTCCCAGGGCAGTGAGATGCTCCCGAGCTGAGGTTTTTGTTTGGTCAGCAGATGGAAGCCAGGCTGGCTCATTCTAGCTGGCGGTACTGTAATTAAAAACCCAagagagagaaagtgagaaaAGAAGTGAACACGACTTCTTCCATTTCACGGAAGATGCCAACTATCACATGTAGCAGCTGTTTTCCAGCATCCAGGGCCCAGTCACGAGGGATGCTGAGCTCTCTGAACTCCCTTTAAGCTGACTCCCAAAAAGTGCTTAGAAGATACACCTCCCACACAGCTTTACCTAAAATGTTGCGTGGCTAAATAAGACCGGTCAGCTTTCAGGCTTGCACACGTGAATTTCCCTCTGATCCTCTTCATGGAGCACAACATGTTCTGGGGCCATGGTGAATGCCAAGAAAATCACATAAAAGCAAATGTGCCTTTAGAAAAGGCTGAGATTTTCAGGGCTAAGCCCTCTGTGTTATCCCACTGGAGGCAAAAGAATTAAGAGGGTTCACAGCCATGGCACACAGCCTTTTTGATCTTTCAGCTAAGATGGGACTGAATGTCACCTGTTTCATCTTCTAGGAAAGACTTCTCTGCCTTTCCTGCATCTTTGTCACTATGAACCCACCTCTTTTGCTGAAAAATTTGTATATAGTCCAAACTTACATTCACACAAGGATTTGCCAAACGATTTCACCAGAAAGGAATGACCAAGCCCAATTCTGCTGTAAGCTGTTCCCACGTAGGACACTTCCGCAAGCAACAAGATGAGAGGTGTTGACCTACCTGACCCGCGTCAGTCACAATCCCCCCCAAACTAGAGAACACAACAGACTTCAGGGCAGCCAGCGAAGGAGAGAAGCACACAGGTAGCTCGAGCGACAGAGCAGCAGACCAGACTGGATTTCTCTTTGCAGGAGCAGTGCACTCGCTCCATCATCCCCTCAATCTGTTCAACCTTTGGCTTTGGATTTCCGAAGCGGCTGGTGCTAAGGTCTGAGCTGGAACATCTTTCATAGCTTTCTCCTGCTCTCAGCCCCCACTTTGCTGCACCCGTTTTCTGCTTCTAGTTACAGACCAGCAGAGCCCTAGCACCAAGAAATACACTTGCAAGGGTCCATCTCCTAGTCCCAAGGGAATTAAAACATTGTTCTCGAGGCCAACAAAATTGCAGAGgtcaaatgaaagaaagaaaggagtaaatgaCAGAATTTGGCTTACAGAAGGAGCAACTCCAGCTAAAGGCTGATGTAACGCCAAGCCAAATCAGCCCCAGTGTTTGGATCCCTAGATCATTCCCAACAATTCAACTCAGATTCTTCTTTTCCCACAGGTACAACAACGCAACGCTCCTTCCGTCGCTCCCAGTGCCCTGTAAACATCAAAAGATTGgttctgcttctctcttccaTGATTACTATAAAAAAAGGGAGGTTTGCAAATGCAGTTTTTATAGGACCAGGGATTCCCTCCCTTTCAAATTAGAAATGCAGCCTGTAACTGAACAATAGGTGTGTGCATAAAAGCAGCTCTGGTTCAAATTCAACAAAAGAGACGAGTGGGATATTACCAAATGACCTAAGCTCATATATATCTTTAAAAATGGTCTTTTGGGGCTGGTTGTGAAGCCAAAGGCTGTTTTCTTGGCACACAAAAAGGTGAAAGCTCTGCTTGTCAGTGCAGAGGGTTTCTGGCCAGGTTAACTCACGTGTGTTGCCTCCTGCTCCCGCGTTCAGCTGCTCCCTCTGCCTTCACTCCCCTTCGAGCTGCTCTCGACACCTTGCCAACCCTACCAcgttcactctggagctgggggCATAAGGAGTTTCAGCTCCTGCCTTGCTGTGATCCCGATAAATGTGCAGAGATACTTGCTCAGCACCGTCTCGTGCTGCGGAGGTGCTGGTGTGGGGTAACCCGGGATGGGCTGCTTTGGCAGCAGAAGACTTGGTGCCGATGCAGGCTGGGGTTGGGCTCTGGAGGTGCTGGCTTTGGCTGCGGGGTCAGTGGAGGCCTTGGAGTCTGCACACCCATTGCCAGGGTCATAGTCATGAAGCATCTGCTCATGCCGCTGAAGCTGGAGATGGACCCAAAACTTCAGTCTGTGAAGTACCAGGAAAAAGTAGCACATCAAGACCCTTAATAACAAATCTGCATTTTCCACTGACAAGGCAAGAGAAGAGGTGCCCAGTTCAGTGGGCAGTGCAGCCGCAGGGCGTAGCGAGCTGCTGCAGGACACACCCGAGACAAGGAATGCATTTGCCAAGCTGCCTCCCAGCAACAGCAGCCAAGACTCGCAGCCTGACTTTGCAGCAAGGAGCTGTTTGGGTTTTACGAGGAGGATGTTTTGCACCACCTTAGTGTGAAAAGGAACCTCCAGTGAGGGCAGGAAGGTATTTTCAAGCTCCAGGAGTGGTGTAAAGCAGTCTTACTGCAAATGACAATCAAGCTTTGCTGTTCAGTGCAGAGAAGCTGATTCTCTAATGCCCCATTTTCATATCCCTTGAACCCTAACTCCAGTAGAATTACCTCTGACTTACTCCACTCTGGTGCTGAGTCTAACTTGGTGCTTTTTGCATAACAGCCACTGAGACATTTTTCTGAAGAACCTTCTTATGAGAAAACGCCGTTCGACAGATTTTACATGCACGCCTTCTCCATTCACCTGATCCCGTCCTGAATAACTCACAGCTTTCATCTCTCAATTTGCCAGTTCTGGGGTTGTAATTGTTCATTTCTGTGTCACCAGCATAACCAGTCATGATACTTGGAATGTTTCAATTCTGGGTTTCAAGTCCAGCTCCTGGAGCAACAGAAAAAAGGTGCTGGAGACCAAACAGAGATTTCTACAGGAACAGAAATGTTCCAGGAGCAACATCGAGCCAATGCATGAAACTCACATTGGCAACTTGAAGAGGCAGCTGTGTGTTCTGGGAAGCCACAGAGCCAAGCTGGAAACAGAACTGAGCACCGTACAGGGTATCACAGACGATTAGAAGAAAAAGTAAGTTTAAAAAAGGTAGAAGTTCCAAAACTAGGGCTAGAACTGATCTCATCTACTTTTTGAATGGCAAAGGCTGCACAAGGTGCAAGATCTCCTCCAGATGTACACGTGTATGACTTGCATCAGCAGTTGGTTTCCATACCGAGGCTGAGCATTTGGAGGTGGTAGAAGAAGATTACATTCATATTCTTGCTTAAGCTGAATAACAAGGAGCAAAGTTATCTCATGTCTTCTCCTTGCAGGTATGAAGAGGAAGCCCACTGGCAAATGTGTGCAGAGAATGAGTTTGCTGTGCTCAAAAAGGTAACAGCATTTCAAACAAACTCAAACacttattatagaatcatagaatcatagaatcctagaaagttttgggtcggaagggacccctggaggtcatccagtccaacccccccgcagcgagcagggacaccgctaatgagatcagggtgctcagagccctgtccagcctggtcttgaatgtttccaggggtggggcctccactgcctctctgggcaaccccttccagtgtttcaccaccctcattgtaaagaatttcttccttatatccagcctaaacctgccctgttttagtttaaaaccattaccccccgtcctgtcactgctgtctctactaattCTGGACTTTTAGTATGAACAGCAGCCAATATTGCCGGAAAGAGAGGGTGAGACTGCCTCTCACTCTCCAGAGACTCTAGAGGGACCTAAAGGCCAACTTATcggaatattttaattaaaagagttGAATCCCACCTTAAGTGAGTCAGTTTTAGCTGAGCTACTTCGTTTGGGATGTCTGTATACCCCAACTGGTCAAAacctctccttctcttccctgtGCCTAGcaatttttttgccttctgcCTAAGAGGATAAGAGAGAAGAACAATTTAATAGAATGGTAAAATCTCTGTCCTTGAAAAGAGCAGCCCTAAGAGTTTGTAATCGCACCACTTGCTGGCATTAAGCAGTTTGTTCTTTCGTTTCATAAACCCTTGATGCACTTCAGGACGCGGCTTGCACCTGAGTGAACAAAGCTAAGCCGGAAGCCAGGGTGGAGTCCCTCAGCCAAGAGATCAACTGCCTGAGGAGCCCATATAAGGTGGGAATAGCTTCTCGTTTTCCACTCCCTTTTCCTCCACCCCATGCCTCTTTAGGGATCACAGAGATTTTTGGTGTTTCATGTGTACATCAGTTGATTTCTCCGGATTTCAAAGGTGTTACACTCCTGCACTGCACAAGCAATATCCTAAGGAATCTGTTTCAACTTGACGATGAAAGTAGAAGCCGGGGAGATTAAGCCAGAAAATCCCTCTTTGGGTTTTCTGCAGTGAGCCTGAAGCCATGGCACATGGATAACACCACATCTCCTTGTCTCCACACTGTGGAGATCTGCAGGGAAACACTTCTGGCGCAGATGACTGAAAATCTTGCTGCCGCCCCCAGGAAATCGCTCAGCTCCAAGCATCCATTTCGGACACCTCCGTTACTGTGCAAATGGACCACAGCTGAAGCCTGGACACAGATGACATCATTGCTGATGTCAAAGCTCAATGTGACACTGCCAGAAGAAGACGGGTTGCTGTGGAGTCCTGGTACTACAGCCTGGTGAGCCATTACGGGCACTCACAAAAGTAGTTATGCCCCACTTTTGCTAAGGgctctgctttttcagagttGCTAATCTGGGTTGACCAGGTTTTTTAACGCTCTGCTTTCTTAGCCACCTGCTGTGTTTTCCCTACGCACGATGCATCCTCTGTCAGTGTCTTCacacacagagctgctgctgtgtaAAGAGTCACTTGTGTCCCCCAGTGACAGTGGCTTTTGCCTTAAAGCTCAAGATCCGGGACGGcggccacagaatcacacagtagGTTTAACTACTGAGTCATCTCCTCACTCTGGTGTTTATTTGCATCgcattttctctctcctcagtGTGAGGAACTGAGAGAAACCACTGGCAAACACGACGACAGCTTGTGTAACACAAAGAATGAAATTGTGGAGCTGAATCGAGTGATTCAGAGACTGACTGGAGAATGTGAAAACACCAAAGCCCAGGTAAGGATGACTCAGGGGCAATAATGTGTCAATCACAGTTCCCAGGCTGTGGCCTTCCAAAACTCCTCCTCTAGACCAAGGGAGAAATAAAGCTGGTTTTGATGGCTGCTCAATTCTAAGACTCGCCTGTAATCCGGAGTACAGAGTAAAATGGTCTATTACAACTAATAACGGAACTACCATCAGTACAGACCTGCAGTGAGAAGACAACATATACACCAAGGTCTGACCCAGGCAGAGAGAACCGTGCTAGAGTTAGAGGTTTACCTATAAAGTCTGAAAATATCGTGAAGTGCAGGTGGATAAATGTACAGACAGGAAGATTCAAGAGCTCTGAACTATTCAAAGCACATGCAAATAAGTGGCAGCAATGGAAATCTCCTACCCGCAGAGATGCAAACTGGAAGAAGCCATTGCTGAAGCTGAGGAGCACAGGGAAGTGGTTGTCAAGGATGCAAAGTGCCGACTCTCTGAGCTGGAGATACCCCTGCAGAAGGTGGAGCAGGACATGGCCTGTGAGCACCAGGAGCTCATGAATGTCAAGTTGGCCCTGGACATCAAGATCGTGACCTACAGAAAGCTGCTGGAGGGTGAGAAGAGCAGGTGGGTGCTGGTACAACCTCATAGGATGGTTACAGGGAAGAAACAGTAACATGTCTAACCCCAAAACCACCTTTCACAGTCTGCCTGATGAGCCATTGCCTCTGTCACTGCAGTAAATCCCCCTGAGACCTGACATCCTAAGGAGTGACGCTTTCCAAAGCACTTTCCAGCATTTGTGGACCCAAAGGCCTTACAAAGTCAAAAGCTCCTAACACACTCAGGCATTTAAGTTTTCCTCCAAATGGAAGAACTTGCATGAATAAAGATGATGTCTTGTGTAGCCTCAGGTCTTACCAAGCCAAAGGCTCAGCCACGGTTGTGTCTGGCCACCTTCGTCACCCCAGCTGAGATGACTGGGTATCTACTCATGTGCAAGCTAGCTGAGGGGACAGAGGCAAAGCCCGTGGCCAGGACTTGTCCACACTTACACAGGCAGAGCCAAAGCAAAACTCTTTCCCTGCTTGGGCATGATACTGGACTCAGCAAGACTTCCTCAGGGGCGTGAGCTGAGCAGTTGAGTCATGGCAGGTCCAAAGCACCTGCCTGGCCTGCTGGCAGCTTCCCACATCCCCAGACCTCCAAGTTATCGGCCACTTATAGGGACACACACTAAATACAGACTTTGGTTTTTCATATCTCCATTTCCCCCATCCCCCTAAGGCTGAGTGTAGATGGTGGCTGTCCTGTGAATGTTTGTAGGACAAATCCCTGCTCCTACCAGTCCCCCTGAACCTACTCTGCAGAATGGAAATCCCGAGCTGAAATACTTTCTTTGCAGCCGTGTGCCGATCCCCAGGAAGAACCGCATGCAACACTGACCCGTGCTTTGGTGGCAGCTACTCTTCCAGCAGCATCCGTATTCAGAAGCAGAGGTCTGGTGACCGCAGGAGGTGTCAGTGGCAGAAGCAGCTTCACCGGCTCTGGAGACATCAGTGCTGCGTGTACCACCACGGGACGATACAGCGCTCTGAGCGGGAAGAACTCCAATGTTGAAGTCGTCTCCTCTACAATCTCCTAGCAGGTTAAAACACTAAAAAAGCCAACAAACCTTTGAAAGGAGGGTCCTCACTCCATCAGCTCATGTCAGCAGCAGCCCGCTGGCAGCCGACGCAGAAAACACGGGGGGCATTTTAAAGCTTTCAGTCCAGTCCGTGTTGCTTCTTCCCTGCAACATTTACTTCTGTTATGAAATCTGCTCTTTTTGTTACCTTGTGCTGTAGCTTTACAAATTGGCTCTTCCCAACATTCGCCTGTTCCTCCTGGGTTGCGTAGGCCTAGAAAAGCCTGGGCAGCAATGAAGTTTTAACTAGGCAGTGCACAGTTAACACAGTGTACGCATCAAGGAACCACTCGCCTGGGAAGCTACAGGCTTAAAATTATCTCCAAGTGACAGAAGTTTCTGCTCCTCCAGTGTATGGACACGATttcaaagaaaagttaaaaatcaaagggagcagaggagtCTTACCTAGATCACCTGATTCCTCTATGATGCTCGTTGTTTGCCTttatcttgtttttttctctgtttctccccaGTAAACTGACACAGCAAATGTGAGATCACATGACATAGCTTCTCTTTTCAGAATTACAAAATGGCAttaataaaacaatttaaaaaaaaaccctgaagtcaAATCAAGGCTGTTGCAATCTCTCATTAGAGTCCTCAAGAGATCCACCAGCTTTTGGAAAGTGCAGGGCGCAGAGCTGGTCCATGGGAAcagggagggagatggggggCACAGCACGTGTCCCCCACCATGCTCCTCCCGTGTCCATCACTCAGCAAACATCAACCATCTGGCCTAATCCCCTAAAGCCAGGATGAAAGAGAGGGGGGAAGCCCCAAGGGCCTGAAAATCACCCTGGTGTGACAGACCTGCTAAAAGTGCCTACGGCCAGAATGGCGTGATTGCATCTGGGATGTGAGACATCATGAGAACAGGAACTAAACCAGGGGATATTTTCCTGCTCTGAAGCCTCTGGTAGGCTAAAAAAGGAGGAATTTTCCCATCAAAAAGTTTTGCTAAAtcaaaattttttaattttttttttaattgagatttttccatcaaaaaaaatgTAACACCAAAACGTCTAATTCGAACACACTCAACCCAACTTGAACTATTTGGTTTAACTGAGCTAGCTCAaaacattttggggttttttttggagtcAGTTCAACAACATATTCAACTacccttccctgtgcactggaAAACCTGTAGCTTTACCCACTGTCCCTCTCTCCTTCTGGGCCCCTGCACGACcagcctccctcagcctctgtccTCAGACTTCTGTCCAAAAGTGCTGCACAGCTGCATTtgctgttgcttgtcttgtcaaaaGCAGAAAGCATGACCTGGGATGACAACGTGGAGAGAAGGGATGCAGCCACAGAGCCATAAAATACAACTACAGTCTGGAGCAACGTCGTCTGACATACAAGGACTGAGGACACCCTaaaatcacaagatttacacCCTAAAATCACAAGATTAACTCTAGATCTTCTCATGCCCCATTCCCCCACGGCCGGCCGTGAGCCCTGGAGCTGGAGTGTCCCAGGGCTCCCAGACCCTGCTGCAAAGCCGGTAATTTTGGCTTGCAAGTATAACCAACCTCCGAACAGGGAAGGGGAAATAAAtgcagtaaacaaaacaaaatcattaGTTTGAAACTTCCACCCTGCCCGTACGAAACACGCCGCCCTCCCACACAGCGACGCAGGCACTGACGCCGTCCCCATGCTTCCAAGTCCCTGGACACACCGCGTGCATGTGAACAGGAAAGCCAGGAAGAGCCCGAGCCCTGACGCTGCGATGAGGGCCCTCGCCCAACGTAGGAGGCAAAGGACcaagcccggccctgccccaaaCCCGGTGGGAACTTCACCTTCAAGCTGAAGGATGAGGGGAGGAGAAGACGCCAGTTCTCTGAGGACTGGGCCCATAAGAGTGTCTGCAAAAGCTGCCGTGTTCCAAACACCGGTTTCAATTTCAGCTAATCAGCAATTCCCCCCTAAATAAACTGCCATGTTGGAAAACACTCGTATCGGCAACCTGCAGAAAAATCACCTTGAGAAATAGATTTGGCCCCACAGATGTTTCCCTGGCACTAAAACCCATTGCCTTCTTACAGGCAGAACCAACAAAACATTGCCTTTTACCACTAACCTGCCTGCAAGACTTTGTTGATTAATTCTCTGTAAATTCACATTTATTACTGACAGTTTTCATTAAAGAGCAGGTTGAATCACATTCTCCTTTAAAGTTTTTAGGTGCATGCTGAGGTACCAGCAAAATGTAAAGGCCTCCTTTGACAGAAAAGCATTTCACATCGTCGAAGTCTCGCTTCCACTTCACC belongs to Opisthocomus hoazin isolate bOpiHoa1 chromosome 32, bOpiHoa1.hap1, whole genome shotgun sequence and includes:
- the LOC104338548 gene encoding keratin, type II cytoskeletal cochleal, translated to MSADIGCETAEDPEAIPLFSISAKQSIQAPFVANKGAQVPPKLSTLPETSVGIRPGELIKSFSAPSATMPVSRSGFSSMSMSRSSGGGTGWISGAFGSRSLHNLGASKRISMSGGHCSPRPGYSYVSGHGGLAYRVGGAGFGFGGGCGPGGIQEVMVNQNLLVPLNLEIDPNMQRVRQEEKDQIKSLNNKFASFIDKVRFLEQQNKVLEMKWSLLKEQKIVKNNLAPMFDTYIGNMRRQLEALGEDRLRLSSELKAMQDAVEDFKSRYEEEVNKHTTAENDFVLLKKDADAAYVNKVDLATKVDALTDEIDFLRALYEAELSQMQSQISDTSVVLSMDNNRNLDLNSIIAEVKAQYEDIANRSRAEAESWYQSKYEELQLTAGQYGDDLHTTKMEISEMNRVIQRLHSEIDSVKKQCTSLQMAIADAEQRGEMALKDARAKLAGLEDALQKAKADLARQLREYQELMNVKLALDIEIATYRKLLEGEESRLAGEGVGAVNISVVSSGSSYGGGNALGLGSGFSNWLSTGGSGASSSAGSCLAGGFSSGAGSSSSRRFVSKSTTKKSYRS